One part of the Gossypium raimondii isolate GPD5lz chromosome 1, ASM2569854v1, whole genome shotgun sequence genome encodes these proteins:
- the LOC105787276 gene encoding peroxidase 31, giving the protein MAFSNLVLLFTLFSFLLLFRSTQSKLSADYYNKTCPKFQNLMQTILAEKQLSAPTTAAATLRVFFHDCFVNGCDSSMLIASNAFNKSERDANVNLSVAGDAFDLITRVKTALELGCPGVVSCSDILAVSARDLVVMVGGPFYEVVLGRKDSRESNPSIVDKNLPKALTPMNELLSLFSSKGFSAEEMVALVGAHTIGFSHCKEFANRIFNFSKTSEFDPAYNPVFAQGLRKLCANYTKSPAMSAFNDVYTPGKFDNMYYKNLQNGLGLLSSDQAMVTDNRTKPFVDRFAANETAFFDTFARSMEKLSVYKVKENNDGDVRRRCDQFNTLQV; this is encoded by the coding sequence ATGGCCTTCTCTAATCTTGTCCTCCTTTTCACACTATTTTCGTTCCTCTTACTCTTTCGCTCAACACAATCAAAGCTATCCGCCGATTACTACAACAAAACATGCCCTAAGTTTCAGAACTTAATGCAAACAATCCTAGCAGAAAAGCAACTCAGTGCCCCAACAACCGCCGCAGCCACCCTCCGTGTCTTCTTCCATGACTGTTTTGTTAATGGCTGCGATTCCTCCATGCTTATTGCCTCCAACGCCTTCAACAAATCGGAGCGCGACGCTAACGTTAATCTGTCAGTTGCTGGAGATGCCTTCGACCTTATTACTCGTGTCAAGACTGCTCTTGAGCTTGGATGCCCTGGCGTTGTTTCCTGCTCAGACATTCTCGCCGTTTCAGCTAGAGACCTTGTTGTAATGGTAGGAGGTCCGTTCTATGAAGTAGTTTTGGGGAGAAAAGACAGCAGGGAATCTAATCCCTCGATAGTTGATAAAAACCTTCCGAAAGCTTTAACACCCATGAATGAGTTgctttctctcttctcttccAAAGGGTTCTCAGCAGAAGAAATGGTTGCTCTTGTGGGTGCACATACCATTGGTTTCTCCCATTGTAAAGAGTTCGCCAATCGTATATTCAACTTCAGCAAGACTTCTGAGTTTGACCCAGCCTATAATCCTGTTTTCGCACAAGGGTTAAGGAAACTTTGCGCGAATTATACCAAATCTCCAGCAATGTCAGCTTTCAACGATGTGTATACCCCAGGGAAGTTTGATAACATGTATTACAAGAATTTACAAAACGGATTAGGGTTGTTGTCATCTGACCAGGCGATGGTGACTGACAATAGGACTAAGCCATTTGTGGACCGGTTTGCTGCAAACGAGACTGCATTTTTTGATACGTTCGCTCGTTCGATGGAGAAGTTAAGCGTTTATAAAGTCAAGGAAAATAATGATGGGGATGTAAGACGCAGATGCGATCAGTTTAATACACTTCAGGTTTGA